The DNA segment TGTGAGATCTTCTTTCCTCCTGAGCATTCCCAAAAAAGAAGAGGCAGGATGATAATATATGAGGCGTAATATTTTATTTTCATTTTTAAAACTTACTAGGGCTTGATATCGTGTGTCTGTTTGTGTTGATGTCTTACAAGCTGTTGTTTTGTTTTACTGGATAAATAACGAACTGTAAAAGTAGCTTAAAATAGTTTGTTATAAAAACGAAAATGTGAATGGTTTATTTTGTTGTATTCAGGTTATCTGTTGTTTGGTTTTTATTTCTCTAGCCATGCTCTCTTTGAAGTGAAGGACTTTGGCGCTCAAATGACCGCCAAAGAATGATTGTGTTGTTATATTTTAGTGTTTGGGGATATATAAAGTTTAATGTCTTCTTCTATGTTTTGGGTTATAACTTTTTCTTTAGAAATAAGAGAGATATTAGTATATTTAATGGAAGAGACATCTTGTGGAGGCTCTTGCATCCATACTTTTGTAGCCTTAAAGGTGTATTTATATCCTCTCTCGTAGTTAAAGTTGAGATCTTCGAAAATGATGTCAACCATCATCTGCTTTTTATCACCATTGTCGCTATCTGAGAAAATCAAAGGTTGGGTCCAAACGTCACTCATGATGCTGGTTCCGTATCCTGTTTCGGGATAGATTGTAATTTTCACATTTTTCTTTTTGTCATTTTCTTCGTCTTTTAAACAGCTGTTAAAAATTAAGCCCAATAGAATTGCCGAAATAAGTAAATGTAGTTTGTCCATTTTATTTTATATTTTAACGAATAGTAAAGTGTAGATGCTAATATTTTTAATTAGTTGCGTTTCTGGTATGGTTCGGAGTTGTGTTACAACTCGATCGTAAAGATTCTCGCCAACGCTGGCCATGGCTATTGTTCTGGCCAATCCTGCGGTCTTTTTACTGATTGTTGGGCGTTTAAATGGGGATTATTCATTTATTGAGAAATGTTGAATTTGGTTTTCGCTAAATTGCAACCTTCTATGCTTTACTTGATGCTATTTCAAAATTGAACTTTCCTCATATGTCCTTTTAACTCGGGAAGGTATATTTTAAAAGGACCTCATGATAACTGCGTCATTGTCATTGCCATAAAAAGAACCAAAAAGGTCTAGAACATTAGATCGCTACCTCCCCTGCAGCGACCAACCCAAATGATGTATTAGAACTTCGTAATAGATTTTCTAATGCAGCTTTTTGGTTATCTTTCCGTCCGGCACACATTTCTTTCGCGCTAGGCCAATAGCACTACCACCTCAAGTGCGCCCAGAAACCCGGATGATGTATTAGAACTTCGTTATGAGCGTTGAAATGGCAATAAAAGAAGGCTTTTCTGAGACGAGGCATAGCACCAGCTATGGTGAGTTGAAGAAAAAGTAACGAAGTGACTTCTTTTGAAGCCATTTAAAGGCGTAATAGATTTTCTAATGCATTTTCCGGGTTCATAGCTTTCTCGCCAACGCCGGCCACGGCTATTGTTCTGGCCAACCCTGCGGTCTTTATTTTGAAAGTTGGGTATTTAAATGGGGATTACTTATTGATTGAGAATTACGAAATATGGTTAGGGATGAGTTGTAACTACTTTTGTTTTACTTGAATATGGTCTATAAATTGGAAATTATAGTTTACAAAGCGAGAGTACTACCTCTACTTATATGACATATATCTTGCTCCTTAAATTTCTATATATGTTCTTTTTATTCGGGAAGGTTTAATCTTCAAAGGCGCTCATGATCAGGCTTCGCCGAATTACTCGGGGAGGTTTATTTTTAAAGGTCCTCATGAATAAGCTTCGCTAATTTATCATTGCCATAAAAAGAACCCAAAAGGTCTAGAACAATAGATCACTACCTGCCCTGCATCAACTTCCCTTTCCGTCCGGCGCACTACGACCTCAAGTGCGCCCAGAAACCCGGATGATGTATTAGAACTTCGTTATGAGCGTTGAAATGGCAATAAAAGAAGGCTTTTCTGAGACGAGGCATAGCACCAGCTATGGTGAGTTGAAGAAAAGTAACGAAGTGACTTCTTTTGAAGCCATTTAAAGGCGTAATAGATTTTCTAATGCATTTTCCGGGTTCATAGCTTCTCGCCAACGCCGGCCACGGCTATTGTTCTGGCCTGCCCTGCGGTCTTTTACTGATAGTTCCATATACGAATGGAAGATATCTATTAAATGAGAAATACAACTCCACGACTTTACCGGCTCGCCAACCTAACAAGCTAACAAGCTAACAACTTCAATAACTTAACAACTCGCCACCATCAAGATTCTCGCCAACGCCGGCCCCGGGGCTATTGTTCTGGCCAGCCCTGCGGTCGTTATATTTGTGGTTGTCTATTCAAATGTGAATTACTCATTTATCGGGAGCTATTGAATATCGTTATGGATAAGTTGTAAAGACTTTCGTTATACTTGAAATTACTATTAAAATAGAATATCAACACCCTTAACTTCAAATCCTTAGTTTAAAAGTGTCAG comes from the Saccharicrinis fermentans DSM 9555 = JCM 21142 genome and includes:
- a CDS encoding DUF4377 domain-containing protein, with the protein product MDKLHLLISAILLGLIFNSCLKDEENDKKKNVKITIYPETGYGTSIMSDVWTQPLIFSDSDNGDKKQMMVDIIFEDLNFNYERGYKYTFKATKVWMQEPPQDVSSIKYTNISLISKEKVITQNIEEDIKLYISPNTKI